The Paracholeplasma brassicae genome includes the window CATACGATTAATCAAGTTCATAAAAAACAATTAAAAGTTCTTTTGTTTTTTTCTTATATCATTGGATTTTTAGTATCACTTGGGTTGGTATATATAATGAATCAGTATTTTAGAAGTGCTAATCAGTTGGCTATTAACCTAATAGGATTTAGTGGACTTGGTATTGTAATACCACTATTTTTCTTTGTCTTAATGTATGTGCTTCTAGGGTATAAGAAAGTTCAAGTAAGAGGCTTGTACTAAACAAATATCTTTAAAAAGTTATTAATTAATTTTATTATAAATTACTTGAATATTCGTGTTTGATGCTAGTATAAATAGCGGATAAGTTAAACATAGAGTGTTCATGCTAAATAATACATGAAAAGGAAGTGAATTAATCAATGGCGAAGACTATATTCACTTGGCGGACGTTTCATCCATTCGTAATAGCCTCCGCGAGACACCTTGAGTATTTTGCATAATAGGCGAACATTATATCGGCGTTTGTGTTCGTGAATAAAAGCGAATCTTACTTCTTTCTTTGCTGCACAAACGCCTCGAATTTTTTTAGGATTTCATTCTCCTCTTTCAGTCGTTTGTTTTCCTGTTCTAAGGTATAAAGTTTAGCTTTATCTGGTAATCGTTTGCCACGCCCCGTAAATGCTTTATTTTTGTATCGTTTATATTCAGCTACCCATCTAGAAACCATGGGTCTAGTTATTCCATATTCTTTGGACACCTGACCCACCGTTGATAGTTCATTAATGATGTCTTTAGCCACTTTAACCTTAAATGCTTTATCATATGTCTTTCTCATACACACCTCATACAGGTATCTTATCTAACTGTCAACATTATTGTATCATGTCCCATACTCTTAATTAAATATGTCCATTTTATTGACTTAGTATCGAACTTAACAACTGATTGAATGAATGATTTATGAAGTAATATATGTGTGAAAGTTTTAGTTCACGGATATTTAGTAAAAAGTAAAAAAAACTATTCATTAATACTTGATTCAAAACGAATTTGCTATTATGATGTAATTAATAAGAAAAATAGTTGATGAATATCAAAGATAATTCAGATAACATGCACCATATAGCGTTTGTAATAAATTATCGTTTTTGAGTGTTCTTAACGACGGTTTAGGTAATCTACTTGATGTTGAAAGTGATTATTATAGCTCATTTATTATATATAAAACTATAATCAAGAGAAAAGCAGTTTTAGAAGGTTTTATTAAACTTAGCACTCAAATTTGAGCGCTAAGTTTGTTTATGTAACTCGATATTATTCGTAACATCGATAACATGCCTATATAAACATAATTTTTGTTAATATGTTATTTATAATTTATTATGTAAAATAACAACATTTGAAATATAATATATCTGTATGTCAATTTATATAACATATGATGGAGGGGTTTCATGTCAAAAGATTTTTTTAAAAAGCATTATGCATTGATTAGATTATTTGAGATTACATTAGACTTGTTTTTTCTTTTATTCTCATTTCTCTTAGTTGTTCAAGTAAAAGCTTATTTCGAGACTGGTGATTTTGTGCAAAGTTTCATTAATATATTTAGTAACTTTTTAGGAGCTAAATTAGAAGTTCTTAGGACTCAAATATTATATATCGTAGTTGCTATTGTTTTATTCATGGTATATCAAGTCTCTGTGACTAAAAAACGTTACAGTCAAGCAATGGCTGGGACGATATTAGCATTAGTGATGACGAATGTTTTTGTTTTTTTCTTGTCTGCAATGATGAAGCGTGTGCTAGTCGATTCTATGACTATAGGTTTTACACTGGTTTCTCAATTAGTATTATTTGCAATTTATAAATATGTGTTTTACCGTATTATTTTAAAGATTGATAAACGTTGTGTGTTAATTATAGGACCAGAAAGTGAAGCTAAGTTAATCGCAACTAAGTTTTTAATGGATAAAGAAGAACACAGGCATTTGAAATATGTTTTATTTGAATCACTTATTAAGGACTCGAATGATTTAATTAAATACATTGACATAGCTGATGATATCATTTTACTTGAAGGGTTAAGCGAACGGTATAAAAATAACATCATGACTTATTGTTTATCTAAGATGCACAAGAGAGTCTATTTAATACCTAAGTTGTATGAGATTAATATTGTGAATTCAAAGATTGATCAAATTAGAGATACACCTGTCTTTGTTTCACAATCCTTACATTTATCTCTGACACAACGTTTTATCAAACGTGCGACAGATATCATTATCGCAATTATTGGATTAATTATATCTGCGCCGATCTTGGCTGTTGTGGCACTTTTGATTAAGTTTAGTGATAAAGGACCGGTGTTTTATAAACAAGAACGTGTAACGAGAAATAATAGATATTTTACGCTCATTAAATTCCGTACGATGATTGTTGATGCTGAAAAACACACAGGTGCTGTGTGGCAATTGGAAAATGATCCTCGTGTTACAAAAATTGGTAAGCTTTTACGCGCTACACGAATTGATGAACTACCACAGCTAATTAATGTGTTAAAAGGTGAGATGTCATTAATAGGGCCAAGACCTGAACGTGAAATATTCATTCAACAATTTGTTCAATCGATTCCTGATTTTAAATTTAGAGTCAATGTTAAGCCAGGTATTACTGGTTTAGCTCAAGTGCTTGGTAAATATAACTCAGAACCCGTGGACAAACTCCGTTTTGATCTACTCTATATCAGAAATTATAGTTTCTTACTAGATATTAAGATTTTATTCTTAACGGTTAAAGCTGTTTTAGATAGAGATGCTTCTGCAACACTAGGTATCCCAAGCTTTGAATCTATATTAGAAAAAGAGAACCTTGTGGCAACGCCATTTATACTGGGTGTAGAAATTAAAAAGGGGCTTTAAGATGAAAAAGAAAATATTGTTTGTTGCCCACATGGATTCTCATATCGCTAACTTTCATTTGCCATATTTAGAATGGTTTCAAAGACAAGGCTATGAAACGCATGTGGCATCTAACAGTTTAGAAAAAACGAGAGACATAAAATACTGTGATGTTAAGCATCAAATTGATTTTAAACGTTCACCTTTCTCAAGAGGTAACTTAAAAGCATATAAACAGTTTAAAAGACTCATTAAAGCAACTCAATACGAACTTGTGCATGCCCATACACCTATGGGAGGCATATTTGTTCGTATGGCTTTTAGAAAAACTCGTGTGCCTGTTTTTTATACGGCACACGGCTTTCACTTTTTAAAAGGTGGATCAAAACTGAGTTGGCTATTATATTATCCAGTAGAAAGATGGTTATCAAGATATACAAATGAAATCATCACCATCAACGATGAAGATTATCAGATTGCTAAAAAGAAGTTTAATAAGAAGTGTCATGTTACTTATGTCCCAGGTGTTGGGGTTGACTTATTACAATATCAAGATATCTCCGATACCAAGAAGAAAGAAGTTAGATCGAGTCTAGGCCTAAAAGACGATGACTTTTTATTGGTTTATGTGGCAGAGCAAACCGTAGGAAAAAACCAAATGTTTTTAATTGATATGATGTATCAATTAAAGGGCAAATATCCGAATATGAAATTATTATTAATAGGTTATGGCAAAGAGGCAACAAATCACAAGGAAAAAATTAAAGCATTTGATCTTGAAGATACCGTATTACAACTCGGTTTTAGATATGATATCGTTGAACTGACTAGTATTGCAGATTTGATTGTCTCTGCATCGCTTAGAGAAGGCTTACCGAAAGCCTTACTTGAAGCGTTATCGATTGGTAAACCGATGTTAGTGACCAATATTAGAGGCAATAAAGATATTGTTATCAATGGCTTTAATGGCTGTCTATATGAACCAAATGATGCCTCAAATTTCAAGTCATATTTGGATCTAATGTACCATAATAAAGAATTATTAGAGCAGTTTTCTACTAATTCAAAACAGCATGCTAAAAAATTCGATATTAATCGCGTATTAAAACAAATCACTCTCCTTTATGATGAATACTTGAAAGAAGGTAATATAAATGAATAAATCATTAAAAATAGCGATCATAGGTTTAGGATATGTCGGACTACCAATTGCCTATGCATTTGCAAGAAAAGGCCTTGATGTGATTGGGTTTGACGTCAATCAATCAAAGATCAATCAGTATAAGGCAGGCATTGATTCAACCAATGAAGTTGGTAGTGACAAGCTTAAAATGGTTAAAACACTTACCTATACCCATGATGAAAAAGACTTAGATGAAGCTAATTTTTTTATCATTGCCGTTCCAACCCCAATTAATACAGATACAACGCCTAATTTAACCCCTGTGATTAAAGCAACAGAAACAGTCAGCCGTCATCTTAAAAAAGGAGACACCGTTGTCTTTGAATCAACGGTATATCCGGGGGTAACAGAAGATATTTGTCTACCCATTTTAGAGGATAGTGGACTTAAAGGTGTCGTTGATTTTAAGTATGGTTATTCACCCGAACGCATCAACCCAGGTGATAAAATACACCGGTTAGAAACAATTATTAAGGTTGTATCAGGTTGTGATCTAGAAGCACTAGAGCATATCGCATCAGTATACAGTATTGTGGTTGAAGTTGGCGTCTTTAAAGCGAAATCCATCAAAGTGGCCGAGGCTGCTAAAGTCATTGAAAACACACAAAGAGACATTAATATCGCTTTTATGAATGAACTTGCGATGATATTTAATCTAATGGATATTTCTACAAGTGATGTCTTAGAGGCTGCATCTACCAAATGGAACTTTCTACGTTTTACCCCAGGTCTGGTTGGTGGTCATTGTATTGGTGTTGACCCATACTATTTAACTCATAAAGCACAAGCCTTAGGTTATCACCCACAAGTGATTCTGTCAGGACGCCGGATAAATGATGGTATGGGCAAATGGATTGCTGAAAACACAGTTAAGAAAATGATTCAAAATGATATTGCCGTTAAAGGTGCTAAGGTACTTATCCTGGGTTTAACATTTAAAGAAGATTGTCCTGACTTAAGAAATTCAAAAGTGGTAGATATCATCAATGAACTAAAATCATATGGCATTAATCCGGTTGTTACAGACCCGCTGGCATCTATTGAAGAAGCTAATCATGAATACGGGATCGATTTACAAAGTTTAGCTGATGTAAAAGATGTTGATGCTGTAGTATTTGCAGTCGCACATCAAATTTATAGAGATTTAACGAGTGAATATTTACTATCACTATATAATGAAAAACATCAAAAAGCAGTCATGGTTGATGTGAAGTCTGTGACCTCACTTCAAAATGACAAGTTTGATTGTTGGAGGGTTTAATGATGTTAGATATGAGATTTGAGAAAAGCACTAAATTTTTAGTGACTGGTGTTGCTGGTTTTATCGGTACAAATACAGCAGAATATTTACTTAAAGAAGGTTACTTAGTTCGTGGGTTAGATAACTTTTCGACGGGTAAAAAATCCAATATCAGTGAACTTAATTATCCAAACTTTGAGTTCATTGAAGGCGATATTAGAGATGTTGAGACATGTATAAAAGCAGTTAATGGGATTGACTATGTCATCCATTTAGCCGCTTTGGGTTCGGTCCCAAGATCAATTAAAGATCCTAAAACATCCAACGATGTCAATGTGAGTGGGATGCTAAATATGTTAATCGCTTCAAAAGATGAAGGGATAAAGACGTTTGTTTATGCATCAAGTAGTTCTGTATATGGGGACGAACCTAACCTACCTAAAACAGAAGAACGAATCGGTAAGCCCTTATCACCTTATGCCGTTACTAAATACGTCAATGAGTTATATGGTCATGTGTTTCATAAACTGTACGGTCTAAGAACCGTTGGCCTTCGTTATTTTAATGTGTTTGGTCGTCGTCAAGACCCAGATAGCATTTATGCAGCTGTTATTCCTCAATTTGTGAAGAAATTATTAATGAATGAATCACCACTGATTCATGGGGACGGGACACAAAGTCGAGACTTCACTTATATTGATAACGTCATTGAAGCTAACCTAAAAGCTTGTCTTGCAAAAGAAGATGCATTTGGTAAAGCCTATAACGTTGCATTTGGTGGACAAGTGGATGTGAATACACTTTTTAATACCATGACACAACTACTTAATAAAGACATTAAACCTGTTTATGGGCCAACTAGGCCAGGTGATGTGAAGCATTCAAATGCTGATATCAAAAAAGCGAGAGATGCTTTTTCATATGATCCATCTGTTGATTTTAAACAAGGTATTAGTCTTACCATGGATTGGTATGTTAAAACATTATCCGTATGATTAAAATTGCATTTATCATACCTTCTCTAGAAATGGGCGGTTCTGAACAAAAAGTGATTGATCTGGCTAGTGGATTAGATCCTAAAGTGTTTAAGCCAATCATTATCACCGTTACTAAATTCGGCGCTTTATTACCAAAAGCTGAAGCTTTAGGCATTAGAGTGCTATGCACAAATAAAAAAGGGAAGTTTGACTTTAGTGTTAAAAATAGAATTGCAAAAATCCTTAAAGATGGACAAATAGATATTGTTCAGGTATTTACGAGTACTGGTAAAATTTGGGGAAGGTTGGGTGCAATCAAAAATCACACCAAAGTAATAATTTCTACTGAGGAGTCTTTATTTAGAAATGGCTTTATCGACCGATTTCTTGAAAGAAGATTAAACTCGAAGACAGATTGGATTATCGCCAATTCACAGGCAACAAAGAGGAGTGCGCTTGGTGCGACTAAAATTAGTGAAACAAAATACCAAGTCATTCACAACGGGATTCGTCTTGAACCATTTTTATCATCAAAACCCACTAGTGCCATTAGAACTTCTAAAGATGAGTTTATCATTACAACGGTTGCTAGATTTGATCCAAGAAAAAGATTAGACTTACTCATTGATGCTTTTTCTAAATGTCCTTCTCATACAAAACTCGTTTTAATTGGTAGTGGTAAACTTGATCAAGCATTAAAAGATCAAGTTAAAGGATTGAATTTAGAATCTAGGGTAGCGTTTTTAGGCACTAGAAATGATATTCCAACTTTATTAAAAGAGTCTGAT containing:
- a CDS encoding transposase, which encodes MRKTYDKAFKVKVAKDIINELSTVGQVSKEYGITRPMVSRWVAEYKRYKNKAFTGRGKRLPDKAKLYTLEQENKRLKEENEILKKFEAFVQQRKK
- a CDS encoding sugar transferase, which encodes MSKDFFKKHYALIRLFEITLDLFFLLFSFLLVVQVKAYFETGDFVQSFINIFSNFLGAKLEVLRTQILYIVVAIVLFMVYQVSVTKKRYSQAMAGTILALVMTNVFVFFLSAMMKRVLVDSMTIGFTLVSQLVLFAIYKYVFYRIILKIDKRCVLIIGPESEAKLIATKFLMDKEEHRHLKYVLFESLIKDSNDLIKYIDIADDIILLEGLSERYKNNIMTYCLSKMHKRVYLIPKLYEINIVNSKIDQIRDTPVFVSQSLHLSLTQRFIKRATDIIIAIIGLIISAPILAVVALLIKFSDKGPVFYKQERVTRNNRYFTLIKFRTMIVDAEKHTGAVWQLENDPRVTKIGKLLRATRIDELPQLINVLKGEMSLIGPRPEREIFIQQFVQSIPDFKFRVNVKPGITGLAQVLGKYNSEPVDKLRFDLLYIRNYSFLLDIKILFLTVKAVLDRDASATLGIPSFESILEKENLVATPFILGVEIKKGL
- a CDS encoding glycosyltransferase family 4 protein translates to MKKKILFVAHMDSHIANFHLPYLEWFQRQGYETHVASNSLEKTRDIKYCDVKHQIDFKRSPFSRGNLKAYKQFKRLIKATQYELVHAHTPMGGIFVRMAFRKTRVPVFYTAHGFHFLKGGSKLSWLLYYPVERWLSRYTNEIITINDEDYQIAKKKFNKKCHVTYVPGVGVDLLQYQDISDTKKKEVRSSLGLKDDDFLLVYVAEQTVGKNQMFLIDMMYQLKGKYPNMKLLLIGYGKEATNHKEKIKAFDLEDTVLQLGFRYDIVELTSIADLIVSASLREGLPKALLEALSIGKPMLVTNIRGNKDIVINGFNGCLYEPNDASNFKSYLDLMYHNKELLEQFSTNSKQHAKKFDINRVLKQITLLYDEYLKEGNINE
- a CDS encoding nucleotide sugar dehydrogenase; amino-acid sequence: MNKSLKIAIIGLGYVGLPIAYAFARKGLDVIGFDVNQSKINQYKAGIDSTNEVGSDKLKMVKTLTYTHDEKDLDEANFFIIAVPTPINTDTTPNLTPVIKATETVSRHLKKGDTVVFESTVYPGVTEDICLPILEDSGLKGVVDFKYGYSPERINPGDKIHRLETIIKVVSGCDLEALEHIASVYSIVVEVGVFKAKSIKVAEAAKVIENTQRDINIAFMNELAMIFNLMDISTSDVLEAASTKWNFLRFTPGLVGGHCIGVDPYYLTHKAQALGYHPQVILSGRRINDGMGKWIAENTVKKMIQNDIAVKGAKVLILGLTFKEDCPDLRNSKVVDIINELKSYGINPVVTDPLASIEEANHEYGIDLQSLADVKDVDAVVFAVAHQIYRDLTSEYLLSLYNEKHQKAVMVDVKSVTSLQNDKFDCWRV
- a CDS encoding SDR family oxidoreductase, which encodes MLDMRFEKSTKFLVTGVAGFIGTNTAEYLLKEGYLVRGLDNFSTGKKSNISELNYPNFEFIEGDIRDVETCIKAVNGIDYVIHLAALGSVPRSIKDPKTSNDVNVSGMLNMLIASKDEGIKTFVYASSSSVYGDEPNLPKTEERIGKPLSPYAVTKYVNELYGHVFHKLYGLRTVGLRYFNVFGRRQDPDSIYAAVIPQFVKKLLMNESPLIHGDGTQSRDFTYIDNVIEANLKACLAKEDAFGKAYNVAFGGQVDVNTLFNTMTQLLNKDIKPVYGPTRPGDVKHSNADIKKARDAFSYDPSVDFKQGISLTMDWYVKTLSV
- a CDS encoding glycosyltransferase is translated as MIKIAFIIPSLEMGGSEQKVIDLASGLDPKVFKPIIITVTKFGALLPKAEALGIRVLCTNKKGKFDFSVKNRIAKILKDGQIDIVQVFTSTGKIWGRLGAIKNHTKVIISTEESLFRNGFIDRFLERRLNSKTDWIIANSQATKRSALGATKISETKYQVIHNGIRLEPFLSSKPTSAIRTSKDEFIITTVARFDPRKRLDLLIDAFSKCPSHTKLVLIGSGKLDQALKDQVKGLNLESRVAFLGTRNDIPTLLKESDLFVLPSDEEGFGNVILEAMASNLAVVASNVGGIPEIIQHERNGLLFEKGNLEALTNSINRMIDDHLLREKLKTQASKDVYQYRLNEMVKAHEKTYLMLYQSKVK